The Antedon mediterranea chromosome 11, ecAntMedi1.1, whole genome shotgun sequence genome window below encodes:
- the LOC140062421 gene encoding uncharacterized protein, with translation MSADVSHDEVGNNRLYHKKRGRQSRPQSTQDALSAGSTNGSVRLKLNKLNDYEADDAKMVTVFGVADEETPSSMKLNPLYDKNGTIEVTPEEADKVRRATMSAKNYHPKNRPRSSDYSSSTRPLSSETNPVTETEEVVLQPKIAYSKNFRFKHSQKTKQNNSNNVSTERNGSVKSFGRVMPSRIHKNTHNALAGFDSTNGQSTTKSSTKSGKKAVEIETQVVQNNIRRNCRKVVIAILILLLTALIVAIVLTFTIFREDDENN, from the exons ATGTCGGCGGATGTGTCACATGATGAGGTTGGCAATAATAGACTGTACCACAAAAAGAGGGGACGCCAATCTCGACCCCAAAGTACGCAAGATGCCCTATCCGCTGGATCTACAAACGGAAGTGtg AGGCTTAAACTAAATAAGTTGAACGATTACGAAGCTGATGACGCTAAAATGGTAACAGTATTTGGTGTTGCAGACGAAGAAACACCAAGCTCTATGAAACTTAACCCCCTCTACGACAAAAATGGTACTATAGAGGTGACGCCAGAGGAAGCTGATAAAGTACGGCGAGCGACAATGTCTGCAAAAAATTACCATCCAAAAAATAGGCCCAGAAGTAGTGATTATTCTTCATCAACGCG gcCGTTGTCTTCAGAAACAAATCCAGTCACAGAAACGGAAGAAGTCGTGCTTCAGCCCAAGATAGCATATAGTAAAAACTTCCGATTTAAACACAGCCAGAAGACGaaacaaaataatagtaataatgtatcAACAGAGAGAAATGGCTCCGTG AAAAGCTTTGGAAGAGTTATGCCCTCAAGAATTCATAAG AACACACATAATGCATTGGCTGGGTTTGATTCAACGAACGGGCAGTCTACGACCAAGAGCAGTACCAAAAGTGGGAAGAAGGCCGTTGAGATAGAAACTCAAGTTGTGCAAAATAATATACGACGTAACTGCCGTAAGGTAGTCATAGcaattcttattttattattaactgCTTTAATTGTAGCCATTGTCCTAACTTTTACTATTTTTAGAGAAGATGACGAGAATAACTGa